A genomic region of Coregonus clupeaformis isolate EN_2021a unplaced genomic scaffold, ASM2061545v1 scaf0768, whole genome shotgun sequence contains the following coding sequences:
- the senp7b gene encoding sentrin-specific protease 7b isoform X1, with amino-acid sequence MAAPFKIPKRKQPPEADSMHMQSPLSRVQDTSRPFETSWCNGSSNGKKPEQVGSLNGHISRAGKVSAHNRLVLRDVCKARLGPSHPDKGNSSQSTGFQRPAQTPEHRPVTSQRGDSSEHSKWREAHRSSTLWRSPPRFQLAVNRTPRKQMESLTHEKPPHLSSPVASTHEAEQRLPAASPSCLKNGWRPKRASDALCRDKNQASPLLKMRRAEFTGDSQLSVRCSPVESSEDSASEPSPEKEADSSSKMGDRPSVPLGDPTWRRRDSGVNGSPPQNTEKERTGSSGSLQDRIKRSSGSSGTHPRGSVPVPAGHRSQSSESDDPPDRPLTSGARGASTGSPRHSPSAVASVTRATQEKRLSLSRSPLLANPNLTDRERRPPTKCLSLHLRLRRPKPTSTEPIVLSSEDEEGHDDEEECPRLKTPQQGHSPRQSQPTPEEHVPKQAVVGEKVTGSQRVSEHNPCSTQPLPPIMELSFSTLHAGVVRAQANGNLVVTDDGITLPLKDSRVSSEEEGGVSVSLVASQLRGYAVWDGGLAQDGSLFQGCPGRVAPSLLFLWVSEAQANLVQTELSALHPVTLPGQACPFLLLVLREQLGDLQAALLASMLDVEAFRQGRSYDLKSPLSWADGLALIHSCPQDAHFLTLLGQSLVADPNPGLGTAKGSPSRTRGNHRSRERYSRHQGLLPTRLIQYPPLPSKGGITVTTEDLDCLDSGQFLNDVIIDFYLKYLLLERAPGPLAERCHVFSSFFYKQLTRRDTSLEEEAAIPARDRRHQRVRTWTRHVDIFNKDYLFVPVNHQAHWYLVVICFPGLEQAQHEEWSGPAGVEASGGKRKCQPQASAGPSPGPSNPKLQNGTGGTGEARGKPTLRPHNPPECTQDGCQKETIIKKHCILIMDSLKISNHESIYKLLQDYLHVEWEVRRGTRRDFTVDSMKASHCRVPLQDNSSDCGLYLLQYVESFLQNPVVHFDLPLRLERWFPRQQVWRKREEIRSLVMELHGRQGNGESSCR; translated from the exons ATGGCAGCTCCCTTCAAAATCCCCAAGAGAAAACAGCCACCAGAAGCTGACAGCATGCACATGCAGTCACCTCTCTCACGAGTCCAGGATACCTCCAGGCCATTCGAG ACAAGCTGGTGCAATGGCTCTTCCAATGGAAAAAAGCCTGAACAGGTTGGCTCTCTGAATGGACACATCTCCAGAGCTGGGAAAGTGAG CGCTCATAACCGGCTAGTTCTGAGGGATGTATGTAAAGCGCGTCTTGGACCTAGCCATCCAGACAAAGGGAACTCCAGCCAGTCAACAGGCTTCCAGAGACCAGCTCAGACCCCAGAACACCGTCCAGTTACCAGCCAGAGAGGGGATTCCTCAGAGCACAGCAAATGGAGAGAGGCACACAGGTCCAGCACGCTGTGGAGATCACCCCCTCGCTTTCAGCTAGCAGTCAACAGAACACCTAGGAAGCAGATGGAGTCTCTGACACATGAGAAGCCACCTCACCTATCAAGCCCTGTGGCATCAACACATGAAGCTGAACAAAGACTCCCAGCAGCCTCTCCTTCCTGCTTAAAAAACGG ATGGCGCCCTAAGAGGGCATCAGACGCGCTGTGCCGGGACAAGAATCAAGCGTCGCCACTGCTCAAGATGCGCCGTGCAGAGTTCACTG GAGATTCACAACTGTCTGTGAGATGCAGCCCAGTGGAGTCGTCGGAGGATTCTGCATCAGAACCGTCTCCAGAAAAAGAGGCGGACAGTTCCTCAAAGATGGGTGACAGGCCCTCTGTCCCCCTGGGAGACCCAACATGGAGGAGACGTGACTCTGGGGTGAATGGATCTCCACCACAAAACACAGAG AAGGAGAGGACGGGAAGCTCAGGATCACTGCAGGACAGGATCAAGAGGAGTAGTGGTTCATCAGGGACGCACCCCAGGGGAAGTGTCCCTGTCCCAGCAGGCCACCGTAGCCAGAGCTCAGAGAGTGACGACCCTCCCGACCGCCCGTTGACATCAGGGGCCAGAGGTGCATCCACAGGTTCCCCTAGACACTCCCCTTCCGCTGTGGCCTCAGTGACCCGGGCCACACAGGAGAAGCGGTTGTCCCTCAGCAGGTCTCCCCTCCTGGCTAACCCCAAcctcacagacagagagaggaggcctCCAACCaagtgtctctccctccatctcaggCTGAGGAGGCCCAAGCCCACCTCCACAGAACCTA TTGTGCTATCCAGTGAGGATGAGGAGGGCCATGATGATGAAGAGGAGTGCCCCAGGCTGAAGACCCCACAACAGGGCCACAGCCCCAGGCAAAGCCAACCCACACCAGAGGAACATGTACCCAAACAG GCTGTGGTTGGAGAGAAGGTCACGGGGTCACAGAGAGTATCGGAGCACAACCCTTGCAGCACACAGCCACTGCCTCCTATCATGGAACTGTCTTTCTCTACACTGCACGCTGGGGTGGTCCGAGCACAGGCCAATGGAAACCTGGTG GTAACAGATGATGGCATCACTCTACCGCTGAAAG ATTCCAGGGTGTCatcagaggaggaggggggggtgtcGGTGAGCCTGGTGGCGTCCCAGCTACGTGGGTACGCGGTGTGGGACGGAGGTCTAGCCCAAGACGGGAGTCTCTTCCAGGGCTGTCCCGGCCGAGTGGCCCCCTCCCTGCTCTTCCTCTGGGTGTCTGAGGCCCAGGCCAACCTGGTGCAGACAGAGCTCTCAGCCCTCCACCCCGTTACTCTGCCTG GTCAGGCCTGTCCGTTCCTCCTCCTGGTCCTAAGAGAACAGCTGGGTGATCTGCAGGCTGCTCTGCTAGCCTCCATGCTGGACGTAGAGGCCTTCCGTCAGGGCCGCTCCTACGACCTGAAGAGCCCCCTTTCCTGGGCAGACGGCCTGGCGCTGATACACAGCTGTCCCCAGGACGCCCACTTCCTCACCCTGCTGGGGCAGAGCCTGGTGGCAGACCCCAACCCTGGCCTGGGGACAGCAAAG GGGAGCCCCAGTCGGACCAGAGGGAACCACAGAAGCAGAGAGCGTTACTCCAGACACCAGGGCCTGCTGCCCACCAG GTTGATCCAGTACCCACCACTCCCTTCTAAAGGAGGAATCACCGTGACAACAGAGGACCTTGACTGTCTGGACAGTGGCCAGTTCCTCAATGATGTCATCATCGACTTCTACCTCAA GTATCTTCTCCTGGAGCGGGCCCCGGGGCCCCTGGCTGAGAGATGTCATGTCTTCAGCAGCTTCTTTTACAAGCAGCTGACCCGCCGGGACACGTCCCTGGAGGAGGAGGCTGCCATCCC gGCCAGGGACAGGAGACACCAGAGGGTGAGGACCTGGACCCGCCATGTTGACATCTTCAACAAGGACTACCTGTTTGTGCCTGTCAATCACCA AGCCCACTGGTACCTGGTGGTGATCTGTTTCCCTGGCCTGGAGCAGGCCCAGCATGAGGAGTGGTCCGGCCCAGCCGGAGTAGAGGCCAGTGGGGGGAAGAGGAAATGCCAGCCCCAGGCTTCAGCTGGGCCTTCTCCAGGGCCCAGCAACCCCAAACTGCAGAACGGAACAG GTGGAACAGGGGAAGCCAGAGGGAAACCTACATTGAGGCCCCACAACCCACCA GAGTGTACCCAAGATGGTTGTCAGAAGGAGACCATCATTAAGAA ACACTGTATTCTCATCATGGACTCCCTGAAGATCTCTAACCATGAGAGCATCTATAAGCTCTTGCAGGA TTACCTGCATGTAGAGTGGGAGGTACGTAGAGGAACACGTAGAGACTTCACTGTAGACAGTATGAAGGCTTCACACTGTAGAGTCCCCCTACAGGACAACAGCAGCGACTGCGGCCTCTACCTCCTGCAGTACGTGGAGAGCTTTCTGCAG AACCCAGTGGTGCACTTTGACCTCCCCCTGCGCTTGGAGCGCTGGTTTCCACGGCAACAGGtgtggaggaagagggaggagatccGGAGCCTGGTGATGGAGCTGCACGGTCGTCAAGGCAACGGCGAGAGCAGCTGCAGGTAG
- the senp7b gene encoding sentrin-specific protease 7b isoform X2 gives MAAPFKIPKRKQPPEADSMHMQSPLSRVQDTSRPFETSWCNGSSNGKKPEQVGSLNGHISRAGKVSAHNRLVLRDVCKARLGPSHPDKGNSSQSTGFQRPAQTPEHRPVTSQRGDSSEHSKWREAHRSSTLWRSPPRFQLAVNRTPRKQMESLTHEKPPHLSSPVASTHEAEQRLPAASPSCLKNGWRPKRASDALCRDKNQASPLLKMRRAEFTGDSQLSVRCSPVESSEDSASEPSPEKEADSSSKMGDRPSVPLGDPTWRRRDSGVNGSPPQNTEERTGSSGSLQDRIKRSSGSSGTHPRGSVPVPAGHRSQSSESDDPPDRPLTSGARGASTGSPRHSPSAVASVTRATQEKRLSLSRSPLLANPNLTDRERRPPTKCLSLHLRLRRPKPTSTEPIVLSSEDEEGHDDEEECPRLKTPQQGHSPRQSQPTPEEHVPKQAVVGEKVTGSQRVSEHNPCSTQPLPPIMELSFSTLHAGVVRAQANGNLVVTDDGITLPLKDSRVSSEEEGGVSVSLVASQLRGYAVWDGGLAQDGSLFQGCPGRVAPSLLFLWVSEAQANLVQTELSALHPVTLPGQACPFLLLVLREQLGDLQAALLASMLDVEAFRQGRSYDLKSPLSWADGLALIHSCPQDAHFLTLLGQSLVADPNPGLGTAKGSPSRTRGNHRSRERYSRHQGLLPTRLIQYPPLPSKGGITVTTEDLDCLDSGQFLNDVIIDFYLKYLLLERAPGPLAERCHVFSSFFYKQLTRRDTSLEEEAAIPARDRRHQRVRTWTRHVDIFNKDYLFVPVNHQAHWYLVVICFPGLEQAQHEEWSGPAGVEASGGKRKCQPQASAGPSPGPSNPKLQNGTGGTGEARGKPTLRPHNPPECTQDGCQKETIIKKHCILIMDSLKISNHESIYKLLQDYLHVEWEVRRGTRRDFTVDSMKASHCRVPLQDNSSDCGLYLLQYVESFLQNPVVHFDLPLRLERWFPRQQVWRKREEIRSLVMELHGRQGNGESSCR, from the exons ATGGCAGCTCCCTTCAAAATCCCCAAGAGAAAACAGCCACCAGAAGCTGACAGCATGCACATGCAGTCACCTCTCTCACGAGTCCAGGATACCTCCAGGCCATTCGAG ACAAGCTGGTGCAATGGCTCTTCCAATGGAAAAAAGCCTGAACAGGTTGGCTCTCTGAATGGACACATCTCCAGAGCTGGGAAAGTGAG CGCTCATAACCGGCTAGTTCTGAGGGATGTATGTAAAGCGCGTCTTGGACCTAGCCATCCAGACAAAGGGAACTCCAGCCAGTCAACAGGCTTCCAGAGACCAGCTCAGACCCCAGAACACCGTCCAGTTACCAGCCAGAGAGGGGATTCCTCAGAGCACAGCAAATGGAGAGAGGCACACAGGTCCAGCACGCTGTGGAGATCACCCCCTCGCTTTCAGCTAGCAGTCAACAGAACACCTAGGAAGCAGATGGAGTCTCTGACACATGAGAAGCCACCTCACCTATCAAGCCCTGTGGCATCAACACATGAAGCTGAACAAAGACTCCCAGCAGCCTCTCCTTCCTGCTTAAAAAACGG ATGGCGCCCTAAGAGGGCATCAGACGCGCTGTGCCGGGACAAGAATCAAGCGTCGCCACTGCTCAAGATGCGCCGTGCAGAGTTCACTG GAGATTCACAACTGTCTGTGAGATGCAGCCCAGTGGAGTCGTCGGAGGATTCTGCATCAGAACCGTCTCCAGAAAAAGAGGCGGACAGTTCCTCAAAGATGGGTGACAGGCCCTCTGTCCCCCTGGGAGACCCAACATGGAGGAGACGTGACTCTGGGGTGAATGGATCTCCACCACAAAACACAGAG GAGAGGACGGGAAGCTCAGGATCACTGCAGGACAGGATCAAGAGGAGTAGTGGTTCATCAGGGACGCACCCCAGGGGAAGTGTCCCTGTCCCAGCAGGCCACCGTAGCCAGAGCTCAGAGAGTGACGACCCTCCCGACCGCCCGTTGACATCAGGGGCCAGAGGTGCATCCACAGGTTCCCCTAGACACTCCCCTTCCGCTGTGGCCTCAGTGACCCGGGCCACACAGGAGAAGCGGTTGTCCCTCAGCAGGTCTCCCCTCCTGGCTAACCCCAAcctcacagacagagagaggaggcctCCAACCaagtgtctctccctccatctcaggCTGAGGAGGCCCAAGCCCACCTCCACAGAACCTA TTGTGCTATCCAGTGAGGATGAGGAGGGCCATGATGATGAAGAGGAGTGCCCCAGGCTGAAGACCCCACAACAGGGCCACAGCCCCAGGCAAAGCCAACCCACACCAGAGGAACATGTACCCAAACAG GCTGTGGTTGGAGAGAAGGTCACGGGGTCACAGAGAGTATCGGAGCACAACCCTTGCAGCACACAGCCACTGCCTCCTATCATGGAACTGTCTTTCTCTACACTGCACGCTGGGGTGGTCCGAGCACAGGCCAATGGAAACCTGGTG GTAACAGATGATGGCATCACTCTACCGCTGAAAG ATTCCAGGGTGTCatcagaggaggaggggggggtgtcGGTGAGCCTGGTGGCGTCCCAGCTACGTGGGTACGCGGTGTGGGACGGAGGTCTAGCCCAAGACGGGAGTCTCTTCCAGGGCTGTCCCGGCCGAGTGGCCCCCTCCCTGCTCTTCCTCTGGGTGTCTGAGGCCCAGGCCAACCTGGTGCAGACAGAGCTCTCAGCCCTCCACCCCGTTACTCTGCCTG GTCAGGCCTGTCCGTTCCTCCTCCTGGTCCTAAGAGAACAGCTGGGTGATCTGCAGGCTGCTCTGCTAGCCTCCATGCTGGACGTAGAGGCCTTCCGTCAGGGCCGCTCCTACGACCTGAAGAGCCCCCTTTCCTGGGCAGACGGCCTGGCGCTGATACACAGCTGTCCCCAGGACGCCCACTTCCTCACCCTGCTGGGGCAGAGCCTGGTGGCAGACCCCAACCCTGGCCTGGGGACAGCAAAG GGGAGCCCCAGTCGGACCAGAGGGAACCACAGAAGCAGAGAGCGTTACTCCAGACACCAGGGCCTGCTGCCCACCAG GTTGATCCAGTACCCACCACTCCCTTCTAAAGGAGGAATCACCGTGACAACAGAGGACCTTGACTGTCTGGACAGTGGCCAGTTCCTCAATGATGTCATCATCGACTTCTACCTCAA GTATCTTCTCCTGGAGCGGGCCCCGGGGCCCCTGGCTGAGAGATGTCATGTCTTCAGCAGCTTCTTTTACAAGCAGCTGACCCGCCGGGACACGTCCCTGGAGGAGGAGGCTGCCATCCC gGCCAGGGACAGGAGACACCAGAGGGTGAGGACCTGGACCCGCCATGTTGACATCTTCAACAAGGACTACCTGTTTGTGCCTGTCAATCACCA AGCCCACTGGTACCTGGTGGTGATCTGTTTCCCTGGCCTGGAGCAGGCCCAGCATGAGGAGTGGTCCGGCCCAGCCGGAGTAGAGGCCAGTGGGGGGAAGAGGAAATGCCAGCCCCAGGCTTCAGCTGGGCCTTCTCCAGGGCCCAGCAACCCCAAACTGCAGAACGGAACAG GTGGAACAGGGGAAGCCAGAGGGAAACCTACATTGAGGCCCCACAACCCACCA GAGTGTACCCAAGATGGTTGTCAGAAGGAGACCATCATTAAGAA ACACTGTATTCTCATCATGGACTCCCTGAAGATCTCTAACCATGAGAGCATCTATAAGCTCTTGCAGGA TTACCTGCATGTAGAGTGGGAGGTACGTAGAGGAACACGTAGAGACTTCACTGTAGACAGTATGAAGGCTTCACACTGTAGAGTCCCCCTACAGGACAACAGCAGCGACTGCGGCCTCTACCTCCTGCAGTACGTGGAGAGCTTTCTGCAG AACCCAGTGGTGCACTTTGACCTCCCCCTGCGCTTGGAGCGCTGGTTTCCACGGCAACAGGtgtggaggaagagggaggagatccGGAGCCTGGTGATGGAGCTGCACGGTCGTCAAGGCAACGGCGAGAGCAGCTGCAGGTAG
- the senp7b gene encoding sentrin-specific protease 7b isoform X3 has protein sequence MAAPFKIPKRKQPPEADSMHMQSPLSRVQDTSRPFETSWCNGSSNGKKPEQVGSLNGHISRAGKVSAHNRLVLRDVCKARLGPSHPDKGNSSQSTGFQRPAQTPEHRPVTSQRGDSSEHSKWREAHRSSTLWRSPPRFQLAVNRTPRKQMESLTHEKPPHLSSPVASTHEAEQRLPAASPSCLKNGWRPKRASDALCRDKNQASPLLKMRRAEFTGDSQLSVRCSPVESSEDSASEPSPEKEADSSSKMGDRPSVPLGDPTWRRRDSGKERTGSSGSLQDRIKRSSGSSGTHPRGSVPVPAGHRSQSSESDDPPDRPLTSGARGASTGSPRHSPSAVASVTRATQEKRLSLSRSPLLANPNLTDRERRPPTKCLSLHLRLRRPKPTSTEPIVLSSEDEEGHDDEEECPRLKTPQQGHSPRQSQPTPEEHVPKQAVVGEKVTGSQRVSEHNPCSTQPLPPIMELSFSTLHAGVVRAQANGNLVVTDDGITLPLKDSRVSSEEEGGVSVSLVASQLRGYAVWDGGLAQDGSLFQGCPGRVAPSLLFLWVSEAQANLVQTELSALHPVTLPGQACPFLLLVLREQLGDLQAALLASMLDVEAFRQGRSYDLKSPLSWADGLALIHSCPQDAHFLTLLGQSLVADPNPGLGTAKGSPSRTRGNHRSRERYSRHQGLLPTRLIQYPPLPSKGGITVTTEDLDCLDSGQFLNDVIIDFYLKYLLLERAPGPLAERCHVFSSFFYKQLTRRDTSLEEEAAIPARDRRHQRVRTWTRHVDIFNKDYLFVPVNHQAHWYLVVICFPGLEQAQHEEWSGPAGVEASGGKRKCQPQASAGPSPGPSNPKLQNGTGGTGEARGKPTLRPHNPPECTQDGCQKETIIKKHCILIMDSLKISNHESIYKLLQDYLHVEWEVRRGTRRDFTVDSMKASHCRVPLQDNSSDCGLYLLQYVESFLQNPVVHFDLPLRLERWFPRQQVWRKREEIRSLVMELHGRQGNGESSCR, from the exons ATGGCAGCTCCCTTCAAAATCCCCAAGAGAAAACAGCCACCAGAAGCTGACAGCATGCACATGCAGTCACCTCTCTCACGAGTCCAGGATACCTCCAGGCCATTCGAG ACAAGCTGGTGCAATGGCTCTTCCAATGGAAAAAAGCCTGAACAGGTTGGCTCTCTGAATGGACACATCTCCAGAGCTGGGAAAGTGAG CGCTCATAACCGGCTAGTTCTGAGGGATGTATGTAAAGCGCGTCTTGGACCTAGCCATCCAGACAAAGGGAACTCCAGCCAGTCAACAGGCTTCCAGAGACCAGCTCAGACCCCAGAACACCGTCCAGTTACCAGCCAGAGAGGGGATTCCTCAGAGCACAGCAAATGGAGAGAGGCACACAGGTCCAGCACGCTGTGGAGATCACCCCCTCGCTTTCAGCTAGCAGTCAACAGAACACCTAGGAAGCAGATGGAGTCTCTGACACATGAGAAGCCACCTCACCTATCAAGCCCTGTGGCATCAACACATGAAGCTGAACAAAGACTCCCAGCAGCCTCTCCTTCCTGCTTAAAAAACGG ATGGCGCCCTAAGAGGGCATCAGACGCGCTGTGCCGGGACAAGAATCAAGCGTCGCCACTGCTCAAGATGCGCCGTGCAGAGTTCACTG GAGATTCACAACTGTCTGTGAGATGCAGCCCAGTGGAGTCGTCGGAGGATTCTGCATCAGAACCGTCTCCAGAAAAAGAGGCGGACAGTTCCTCAAAGATGGGTGACAGGCCCTCTGTCCCCCTGGGAGACCCAACATGGAGGAGACGTGACTCTGGG AAGGAGAGGACGGGAAGCTCAGGATCACTGCAGGACAGGATCAAGAGGAGTAGTGGTTCATCAGGGACGCACCCCAGGGGAAGTGTCCCTGTCCCAGCAGGCCACCGTAGCCAGAGCTCAGAGAGTGACGACCCTCCCGACCGCCCGTTGACATCAGGGGCCAGAGGTGCATCCACAGGTTCCCCTAGACACTCCCCTTCCGCTGTGGCCTCAGTGACCCGGGCCACACAGGAGAAGCGGTTGTCCCTCAGCAGGTCTCCCCTCCTGGCTAACCCCAAcctcacagacagagagaggaggcctCCAACCaagtgtctctccctccatctcaggCTGAGGAGGCCCAAGCCCACCTCCACAGAACCTA TTGTGCTATCCAGTGAGGATGAGGAGGGCCATGATGATGAAGAGGAGTGCCCCAGGCTGAAGACCCCACAACAGGGCCACAGCCCCAGGCAAAGCCAACCCACACCAGAGGAACATGTACCCAAACAG GCTGTGGTTGGAGAGAAGGTCACGGGGTCACAGAGAGTATCGGAGCACAACCCTTGCAGCACACAGCCACTGCCTCCTATCATGGAACTGTCTTTCTCTACACTGCACGCTGGGGTGGTCCGAGCACAGGCCAATGGAAACCTGGTG GTAACAGATGATGGCATCACTCTACCGCTGAAAG ATTCCAGGGTGTCatcagaggaggaggggggggtgtcGGTGAGCCTGGTGGCGTCCCAGCTACGTGGGTACGCGGTGTGGGACGGAGGTCTAGCCCAAGACGGGAGTCTCTTCCAGGGCTGTCCCGGCCGAGTGGCCCCCTCCCTGCTCTTCCTCTGGGTGTCTGAGGCCCAGGCCAACCTGGTGCAGACAGAGCTCTCAGCCCTCCACCCCGTTACTCTGCCTG GTCAGGCCTGTCCGTTCCTCCTCCTGGTCCTAAGAGAACAGCTGGGTGATCTGCAGGCTGCTCTGCTAGCCTCCATGCTGGACGTAGAGGCCTTCCGTCAGGGCCGCTCCTACGACCTGAAGAGCCCCCTTTCCTGGGCAGACGGCCTGGCGCTGATACACAGCTGTCCCCAGGACGCCCACTTCCTCACCCTGCTGGGGCAGAGCCTGGTGGCAGACCCCAACCCTGGCCTGGGGACAGCAAAG GGGAGCCCCAGTCGGACCAGAGGGAACCACAGAAGCAGAGAGCGTTACTCCAGACACCAGGGCCTGCTGCCCACCAG GTTGATCCAGTACCCACCACTCCCTTCTAAAGGAGGAATCACCGTGACAACAGAGGACCTTGACTGTCTGGACAGTGGCCAGTTCCTCAATGATGTCATCATCGACTTCTACCTCAA GTATCTTCTCCTGGAGCGGGCCCCGGGGCCCCTGGCTGAGAGATGTCATGTCTTCAGCAGCTTCTTTTACAAGCAGCTGACCCGCCGGGACACGTCCCTGGAGGAGGAGGCTGCCATCCC gGCCAGGGACAGGAGACACCAGAGGGTGAGGACCTGGACCCGCCATGTTGACATCTTCAACAAGGACTACCTGTTTGTGCCTGTCAATCACCA AGCCCACTGGTACCTGGTGGTGATCTGTTTCCCTGGCCTGGAGCAGGCCCAGCATGAGGAGTGGTCCGGCCCAGCCGGAGTAGAGGCCAGTGGGGGGAAGAGGAAATGCCAGCCCCAGGCTTCAGCTGGGCCTTCTCCAGGGCCCAGCAACCCCAAACTGCAGAACGGAACAG GTGGAACAGGGGAAGCCAGAGGGAAACCTACATTGAGGCCCCACAACCCACCA GAGTGTACCCAAGATGGTTGTCAGAAGGAGACCATCATTAAGAA ACACTGTATTCTCATCATGGACTCCCTGAAGATCTCTAACCATGAGAGCATCTATAAGCTCTTGCAGGA TTACCTGCATGTAGAGTGGGAGGTACGTAGAGGAACACGTAGAGACTTCACTGTAGACAGTATGAAGGCTTCACACTGTAGAGTCCCCCTACAGGACAACAGCAGCGACTGCGGCCTCTACCTCCTGCAGTACGTGGAGAGCTTTCTGCAG AACCCAGTGGTGCACTTTGACCTCCCCCTGCGCTTGGAGCGCTGGTTTCCACGGCAACAGGtgtggaggaagagggaggagatccGGAGCCTGGTGATGGAGCTGCACGGTCGTCAAGGCAACGGCGAGAGCAGCTGCAGGTAG